In Nostoc sp. CENA543, a single genomic region encodes these proteins:
- a CDS encoding tetratricopeptide repeat protein → MYKRNLVRQWFCGLSPITGDRASCWQKPSLGILCAASAAVMLVAPTVVNLPASQAMAQMQTPISQDLEAAIAYQQGVTRYNRGDWPGAEYAFRQALRRDPSLGMARNYLGNIFLIQNRLDVAVQEYSEAIRINPSLGEAYYNLGLTLQRQGQKEAAITAYRQALVVEPTRAATQYNLGLLLYEQGQLPEAIAAYEQAINFDSSDANTYHNLAIALQESGKMEEAIAAYQQVLKLDPKNSAAYSNLGSLMALQGQTAEAIAVYNQAVRQDPKNASAYYNLGVTLYNQGELKKASSALKRAHTQYREQGNLEQAQKAEQLMQQVEQKIAQQKLQQQQASSPQPSTNPTNNTAESNSQQPSQSDNSGGTPVSSEQPLSKPDLPSSTPDQVGGNGKV, encoded by the coding sequence ATGTATAAACGAAATCTTGTTAGGCAGTGGTTCTGCGGTTTGTCTCCCATAACTGGCGATCGCGCTTCTTGTTGGCAAAAACCATCACTCGGAATTCTCTGTGCTGCTTCTGCTGCTGTGATGTTAGTTGCACCGACAGTTGTGAATTTGCCTGCATCTCAGGCAATGGCGCAAATGCAAACGCCCATTTCTCAAGATTTAGAAGCTGCTATTGCTTACCAACAGGGAGTAACACGCTATAACCGTGGTGATTGGCCTGGTGCGGAATATGCTTTCCGTCAAGCATTACGGCGAGATCCAAGTCTGGGGATGGCGAGAAATTATCTTGGCAATATATTTCTCATTCAAAATCGCTTGGATGTAGCAGTACAAGAGTATAGTGAGGCGATTAGAATTAACCCTAGTTTGGGGGAAGCTTACTATAATCTGGGGCTGACATTGCAGCGTCAAGGACAAAAAGAAGCTGCTATTACAGCTTATCGTCAGGCTTTGGTAGTAGAACCAACCAGGGCTGCAACACAGTATAATTTGGGTTTATTGCTTTACGAACAAGGGCAATTACCAGAAGCGATCGCAGCTTACGAACAAGCGATTAATTTTGATAGTAGCGATGCTAATACCTATCATAACTTGGCGATCGCTCTGCAAGAATCTGGCAAAATGGAGGAAGCGATCGCCGCTTATCAGCAAGTTTTGAAACTAGACCCCAAAAACAGCGCAGCCTATAGTAATTTGGGTAGTTTAATGGCACTCCAAGGTCAAACTGCTGAAGCGATCGCCGTTTATAACCAAGCTGTGCGTCAAGACCCCAAAAATGCCTCAGCCTATTATAACTTGGGTGTAACTTTATATAATCAAGGCGAACTCAAAAAAGCCAGTAGCGCATTAAAACGCGCCCATACTCAATACCGTGAACAAGGGAATCTTGAACAAGCACAAAAAGCTGAACAATTAATGCAGCAAGTTGAGCAAAAAATCGCCCAACAAAAACTCCAACAGCAACAAGCATCTAGTCCTCAGCCATCAACAAACCCCACCAACAACACCGCAGAATCCAATTCACAACAGCCAAGTCAATCAGATAATTCCGGCGGTACACCAGTTTCATCAGAACAGCCTCTATCTAAACCAGACCTTCCTAGTTCTACACCAGATCAAGTTGGTGGTAATGGTAAAGTTTAA
- a CDS encoding TrkA family potassium uptake protein: MNLSSLGFFRSLRRDNHQFAVIGLGRFGRSVCSTLHKLGYQVLATDVDEKRVCAALTEDIVGHALQLDSTEAAALKEAGIFEFDTVIVAIGNYVQESIITTLNVKEGGVPHVVAKASSEVHYKLLKRVGADHVVFPEYEAGCALARTLTKPSILDRFDLDPDNSIVEVIVPDEFHGKTIAELQLRNRYGLNLLAVSNDGKFQINPDPYKRLERGSAMVVIGCNKDINRLPI, translated from the coding sequence GTGAATCTTTCATCTTTAGGCTTTTTTCGCTCTTTACGTAGAGATAACCACCAATTCGCCGTGATTGGTTTAGGTCGTTTCGGTCGTTCTGTTTGTTCAACACTGCATAAATTAGGCTATCAAGTGTTAGCAACAGACGTTGATGAAAAACGCGTCTGTGCAGCATTGACAGAAGATATAGTTGGTCATGCTCTCCAGTTAGATTCTACCGAGGCGGCTGCTTTAAAGGAAGCCGGGATATTTGAGTTTGACACAGTAATTGTAGCGATTGGTAACTATGTTCAAGAAAGTATTATCACCACTCTAAATGTGAAAGAAGGTGGTGTACCTCATGTAGTTGCTAAGGCTTCTAGTGAAGTTCATTACAAGTTGTTAAAGCGTGTCGGTGCTGATCATGTGGTGTTTCCTGAATATGAAGCAGGTTGTGCTTTAGCAAGAACACTCACTAAACCATCCATCTTAGATAGATTTGACCTTGACCCAGATAACAGTATTGTCGAAGTCATTGTACCTGATGAATTTCACGGCAAGACTATTGCTGAACTCCAACTGCGTAACCGCTACGGTTTAAATTTGTTGGCTGTAAGTAATGATGGCAAATTTCAGATTAATCCTGATCCTTACAAACGTTTAGAACGGGGTTCAGCAATGGTAGTGATTGGTTGTAATAAAGATATTAATCGCTTACCGATTTAA
- a CDS encoding TrkH family potassium uptake protein, producing the protein MTVSRTICLGFLAVITIGAILLMMPFSTSSGSWNDPIVALFTSTSAVCVTGLTVVDTATYFSFWGQLFIALLAQIGGLGYMTTTTFLILLIGRKFDLRQKIAIQQALDRPGMSGSTQVIRSIIATTLIFEITGVFLLLIAFVPDHGWSKGLWLAIFHSINAWNNAGFSLFKDSLVGYQSSAIVVFTITGLIIFGGIGYQVILETYIWLRDRILKKKATLVFSLDFKVATSTTLILLVLGTIAFLFIEMRNPETLGNKSFVDQVMLAWFQSVTPRTAGFNTIDNGKMTTAGLFITIALMFIGASPGGTGGGIKTTTVRVLTSCTKSILHGKEEVLLYDRKIAVSLILKAVGVLVGSISTVIISTILIALTDPELDFIQILFEVMSAFATVGLSTGITSSVTPAAKIILIITMYIGRVGILLLMSSILGDPKHTRIHYPEENLLVG; encoded by the coding sequence ATGACAGTTTCTCGCACTATTTGTTTAGGATTTCTGGCTGTCATCACCATTGGGGCTATTTTATTGATGATGCCTTTTTCCACTAGCAGTGGTAGCTGGAATGATCCAATTGTGGCATTATTTACTTCAACATCCGCAGTTTGTGTGACTGGTTTAACTGTAGTTGATACCGCCACTTATTTTTCTTTTTGGGGACAGCTATTTATTGCTTTGTTAGCACAAATTGGTGGTTTGGGTTACATGACAACCACTACCTTTTTGATTTTATTAATTGGGCGCAAGTTTGATTTAAGACAAAAAATCGCCATTCAACAAGCCCTAGATAGGCCGGGAATGAGTGGTAGCACGCAAGTTATTCGCTCAATTATTGCCACAACATTGATTTTTGAAATTACAGGGGTATTCTTACTTCTAATTGCATTTGTGCCGGATCATGGCTGGAGTAAAGGTTTGTGGTTGGCAATTTTCCATAGTATTAATGCTTGGAATAATGCTGGTTTTAGCTTGTTCAAAGACAGTCTAGTCGGCTATCAGTCATCTGCCATAGTTGTATTTACAATTACGGGCTTAATTATCTTTGGCGGAATTGGTTATCAGGTCATTTTAGAAACTTATATATGGTTGCGCGATCGCATCCTCAAAAAAAAGGCAACTTTAGTTTTTTCTCTAGATTTTAAGGTCGCAACTAGCACAACTTTAATACTTTTGGTTTTGGGAACAATTGCCTTTTTATTTATAGAAATGAGAAACCCTGAAACTCTGGGAAATAAAAGTTTTGTCGACCAAGTAATGCTAGCGTGGTTTCAATCAGTTACCCCTAGAACTGCTGGATTTAACACGATTGACAACGGCAAAATGACAACTGCTGGACTATTTATCACAATTGCCCTAATGTTTATTGGTGCTAGTCCTGGGGGAACAGGTGGTGGGATTAAAACCACGACTGTAAGAGTATTAACAAGTTGTACTAAATCAATTTTGCACGGAAAAGAAGAAGTATTATTATATGATAGAAAAATAGCTGTTTCTCTAATTTTAAAAGCTGTAGGCGTACTGGTAGGTTCTATATCTACAGTAATAATCTCCACGATTCTGATAGCTCTGACAGATCCAGAATTAGATTTTATTCAAATTTTGTTTGAAGTCATGTCAGCATTTGCTACAGTTGGACTTTCTACAGGAATCACCAGTAGTGTTACACCAGCAGCTAAAATCATTTTAATTATCACCATGTATATAGGCAGAGTAGGCATTTTACTGCTGATGTCATCTATATTAGGAGATCCTAAACATACCAGAATTCACTATCCCGAAGAAAACCTACTTGTGGGTTAG
- a CDS encoding methyltransferase domain-containing protein — protein MSATLYQRIQQFYDTSSGLWEQIWGEHMHHGYYGVDGKAKKDRRQAQIDLIEELLSWAGVKTAENILDVGCGIGGSSLYLAAKFNAQATGITLSPVQAARATERAQEANLSDKSQFLVADAQAMPFDNDTFDLVWSLESGEHMPDKTKFMQECYRVLKPGGTLIMVTWCHRPTEELPLSADEQKHLEDIYRVYCLPYVISLPEYEAIARQLPLNNIRTADWSQAVAPFWNVVIDSAITPQAIFGLLRAGWTTIQGALSLGLMRRGYERGLIKFGLLCGNK, from the coding sequence ATGAGTGCAACACTTTACCAGCGAATTCAGCAATTTTACGATACTTCTTCTGGCCTGTGGGAGCAAATCTGGGGTGAACATATGCACCACGGCTATTACGGTGTAGATGGCAAGGCTAAAAAAGACCGCCGCCAAGCACAAATAGATTTGATTGAAGAATTGCTGAGTTGGGCAGGGGTAAAAACGGCAGAAAACATCTTAGATGTGGGCTGTGGTATTGGAGGTAGTTCTTTATACTTAGCCGCCAAGTTTAACGCTCAAGCTACAGGTATTACATTAAGTCCAGTACAAGCCGCTAGAGCCACAGAACGCGCTCAAGAAGCGAATTTGAGTGATAAAAGTCAGTTTTTAGTGGCAGATGCTCAAGCTATGCCCTTTGATAACGATACTTTTGACTTGGTGTGGTCATTGGAAAGCGGTGAACATATGCCAGATAAAACCAAGTTTATGCAGGAGTGCTACAGGGTGCTGAAACCAGGCGGGACGTTAATTATGGTGACTTGGTGTCATCGTCCTACGGAGGAATTACCCTTATCAGCAGACGAGCAAAAACACTTAGAAGATATTTATCGTGTGTACTGTTTACCCTATGTGATTTCTTTACCAGAGTATGAAGCGATCGCGCGTCAACTACCATTAAATAACATCCGCACGGCTGACTGGTCACAAGCCGTTGCTCCTTTTTGGAATGTAGTGATTGATTCCGCCATCACTCCCCAAGCCATATTCGGTTTACTACGCGCCGGCTGGACAACAATTCAAGGCGCATTATCACTAGGATTAATGCGTCGTGGCTATGAGCGTGGGTTAATTAAGTTTGGTTTATTGTGCGGAAATAAATGA
- a CDS encoding cyclic nucleotide-binding domain-containing protein has translation MSNPVITVGIFQKQHDPQVFAAGQVIFSQGDSGEYMYGIVEGDIEILVNGKVVETISSGDVFGTGVLVGVKERTYTAIAKTNCMLAYLDEKRFLFAVQETPMFALMVIKNYSERLTRLQHLV, from the coding sequence ATGTCAAATCCTGTAATTACAGTTGGTATATTTCAAAAACAACATGACCCCCAAGTTTTTGCCGCAGGTCAGGTCATTTTCTCTCAGGGAGACTCAGGAGAATATATGTACGGCATTGTGGAGGGCGACATAGAAATACTAGTCAACGGTAAGGTTGTAGAAACCATTAGCTCTGGTGATGTTTTTGGTACTGGTGTACTCGTAGGTGTCAAAGAGAGGACTTATACAGCGATCGCCAAAACAAATTGTATGCTAGCCTATTTAGACGAAAAAAGATTCCTTTTTGCTGTCCAAGAAACGCCTATGTTTGCTTTGATGGTAATTAAAAATTATTCAGAGCGTTTAACTCGTTTGCAGCATTTGGTATAA
- a CDS encoding NifU family protein — protein sequence MELTVENVEKVLDEMRPYLMSDGGNVELVELDGPIVKLRLQGACGSCPSSTMTLRMGLERRLREMIPEIAEVEQIL from the coding sequence ATGGAATTAACAGTTGAAAACGTTGAAAAAGTTTTGGATGAAATGCGTCCTTATCTAATGTCTGATGGTGGCAATGTGGAACTTGTGGAACTCGACGGGCCTATTGTCAAACTGCGTCTGCAAGGTGCTTGCGGTTCTTGTCCTAGTTCTACCATGACGCTGAGAATGGGTCTGGAACGTCGTCTGCGGGAAATGATTCCTGAAATTGCCGAAGTTGAGCAAATCCTCTAA